A window from Neoarius graeffei isolate fNeoGra1 chromosome 14, fNeoGra1.pri, whole genome shotgun sequence encodes these proteins:
- the LOC132897830 gene encoding clarin-3, producing the protein MPSPEKIVHFLSSAVLSVIGVAILGYGMSANWMSLTMVCAAEGSDFFNGSMKIYMGLFEGKVIPVSCPRFDSDQKDIGVFKTMEKVEGAGFGLHAVVVVALAIALVGSAASILITLYNAISNPYETYMGPIGLYACSGLSACLAFLAMILYLINLFGISIAKKMLLVDLNAILKDGKITFLVGFFMIVPYIIVNLFAILLVYLYAHMAYRQRQEQQKPTEDAPKEILMY; encoded by the exons ATGCCATCACCTGAGAAGATTGTGCACTTCCTGTCCAGTGCAGTGTTAAGTGTAATCGGTGTGGCCATCCTTGGGTATGGGATGTCAGCAAATTGGATGTCCTTAACTATGGTCTGCGCAGCTGAAGGTAGTGATTTCTTCAATGGGTCTATGAAAATTTACATGGGCTTGTTCGAAGGCAAAGTGATCCCAGTTTCCTGTCCTCGGTTTGACTCTGACCAAAAAGATATTGGAG TGTTTAAAACGATGGAGAAAGTAGAGGGCGCTGGATTTGGCTTACATGCCGTGGTCGTTGTTGCGTTGGCCATTGCTTTGGTGGGGTCTGCAGCTAGCATTCTCATCACTCTCTACAACGCCATCAGTAACCCATATGAAACCTACATGGGTCCCATTGGACTGTATGCCTGCAGTGGATTAAGTG CATGCTTGGCGTTTTTGGCAATGATCCTGTACTTGATAAATCTGTTTGGGATCAGCATAGCAAAGAAGATGCTGCTTGTAGACTTGAATGCGATTCTGAAGGATGGGAAAATTACATTCCTGGTCGGCTTTTTTATGATTGTGCCATACATTATTGTGAACCTGTTTGCCATACTCCTGGTGTATCTGTACGCACACATGGCCTACAGACAACGCCAAGAACAGCAGAAGCCCACAGAGGATGCACCTAAAGAGATTCTGATGTACTAA